In Carassius carassius chromosome 7, fCarCar2.1, whole genome shotgun sequence, one genomic interval encodes:
- the LOC132143841 gene encoding sarcoplasmic/endoplasmic reticulum calcium ATPase 2-like isoform X2 — protein sequence MDNAHTKTVEEVLGYFGVNETTGLSSEQLRKSRERWGPNGKSLWGLVLEQFEDLLVRILLLAACISFTLAWFEEGEGTITAFVEPFVILLILIANAIVGVWQERNAENAIEALKQYEPEMGKVYRQDRKSVQRVRAREIVPGDIVEVAVGDKVPADIRLTSIRSTTLRVDQSILTGESVSVLKHTDPVPDPRAVNQDKKNMLFSGTNIAAGRAIGVVVATGVHTEIGKIRDEMAATDPERTPLQQKLDQFGEQLSKVITVICVAVWGINIGHFSDPVHGGSWLRGAVYYFKIAVALAVAAIPEGLPAVITTCLALGTRRMARKNAIVRSLPSVETLGCTSVICSDKTGTLTTNQMSVCRMFIVDIVGGESCLLNEFTVTGSTYAPEGEVYKDGVMVRCSQYEGLVEMASICALCNDSSLDYSENKGVYEKVGEATETALCCLVEKMNVFDTDLRGLSPAERATACCSVIKQLMRKELTLEFSRDRKSMSVFCSPNKLTRSASGAKMFVKGAPESVLERCRWIRVGGGTRVPLTSDLREQLLSTVREWGSGRDTLRCLAMATRDSPPDPRTLNLENSAAFKEYESDLTFVGCVGMLDPPRKEVLNAVRMCRQAGIRVIMITGDNKGTALSICRRVGIITEQEEEEAEGGPYGSGLTGREFDELPPHLQREACRTARCFARVEPTHKSRIVEYLQSLSDITAMTGDGVNDAPALKKAEIGIAMGSGTAVAKSASEMILADDNFSTIVAAVEEGRAIYNNMKQFIRYLISSNIGEVVCIFLTAALGMPEALIPVQLLWVNLVTDGFPATALGFNPPDLDIMSRPPRSPKEPLISGWLFCRYLIIGCYVGAATVGAAAWWFMAAHDGPKLNFYQLSHYLQCSEGHAEFAGVQCSVFESPYPMTMALSVLVTIEMCNALNSLSENQSLLKMPPWSNPWLVGAICLSMALHFLILYVDPLPVIFQIRPLSWPQWVTVLKMSLPVILMDEALKFLARNYIEPGSDLQLEEDGITASGVIGKLQRAFRGVSWSFVLISSPLLVWIFSLDSDITNIFWD from the exons ATGGACAATGCCCATACAAAGACGGTTGAGGAGGTGCTGGGATATTTCGGTGTCAACGAGACAACGGGACTGAGCTCTGAGCAATTAAGGAAGAGCAGAGAAAGATGGGGCCCCAATG GTAAGTCACTATGGGGACTTGTTCTGGAGCAGTTTGAGGATCTGCTAGTTCGGATTCTCCTCCTTGCTGCCTGTATTTCCTTT acTCTGGCCTGGTTTGAGGAAGGGGAAGGAACAATCACAGCCTTTGTAGAGCCATTTGTCATTCTCCTCATTCTTATTGCCAATGCCATTGTAGGAGTGTGGCAG GAGCGTAATGCAGAAAATGCCATTGAAGCCCTAAAACAATATGAACCTGAAATGGGGAAGGTGTACAGACAGGACAGGAAGAGTGTTCAGAGGGTCAGAGCCAGGGAGATTGTGCCTGGAGACATTGTGGAGGTGGCTG TTGGTGATAAAGTCCCAGCAGACATCCGACTAACCTCCATACGCTCTACTACTCTGAGAGTGGACCAGTCCATCCTGACGGGGGAGTCTGTATCCGTCCTGAAACACACAGACCCAGTGCCTGACCCCCGTGCCGTCAACCAGGATAAGAAAAACATGCTCTTTTCG GGGACAAACATTGCAGCAGGGCGAGCGATAGGTGTTGTTGTGGCCACAGGTGTGCATACAGAGATCGGGAAGATCAGAGATGAGATGGCAGCCACCGATCCAGAGAGAACCCCTCTGCAGCAGAAACTAGACCAGTTTGGAGAGCAACTCTCTAAG GTGATCACAGTGATCTGTGTGGCGGTTTGGGGTATTAACATCGGTCACTTCAGTGACCCAGTGCACGGAGGCAGCTGGCTGCGTGGAGCTGTGTACTACTTTAAGATCGCAGTGGCACTGGCTGTAGCCGCCATCCCTGAGG GTCTTCCTGCTGTCATTACCACATGCCTGGCGCTTGGCACACGCCGCATGGCCCGCAAAAATGCTATAGTCCGTTCCCTCCCATCAGTAGAGACACTTGGCTGTACCTCTGTCATCTGCTCTGACAAAACAGGCACTCTTACAACCAACCAGATGTCAGTCTGCAGG ATGTTTATTGTGGACATCGTGGGAGGTGAGAGTTGTTTACTGAACGAATTTACAGTAACTGGATCTACTTACGCCCCTGAAGGAGAAGT ATATAAGGATGGTGTAATGGTACGCTGCAGTCAGTATGAAGGGCTGGTGGAAATGGCCTCTATCTGTGCCCTGTGTAACGACTCTTCGCTGGATTACAGCGAG AATAAAGGTGTGTATGAGAAAGTGGGAGAAGCGACTGAGACGGCTCTCTGTTGTCTGGTGGAGAAGATGAACGTGTTTGACACAGACCTGAGAGGCCTCTCGCCTGCTGAAAGAGCCACTGCCTGCTGTTCA GTCATAAAGCAGTTAATGAGGAAAGAGCTGACTCTGGAGTTTTCTCGAGACAGGAAGTCCATGTCTGTTTTCTGCTCTCCAAACAAACTCACTCGCTCTGCTTCAGGTGCCAAGATGTTTGTCAAG GGGGCACCAGAGAGTGTGCTGGAGCGTTGCCGCTGGATACGGGTAGGAGGTGGTACACGGGTACCACTGACCTCTGACCTAAGGGAGCAGCTCTTAAGCACAGTAAGAGAGTGGGGCTCGGGACGTGATACACTTCGCTGCCTTGCCATGGCAACTAGAGATTCACCCCCTGACCCTCGAACCCTGAACTTAGAGAACTCTGCAGCCTTCAAAGAATATGAG TCGGACTTGACATTCGTAGGTTGTGTGGGAATGTTAGATCCACCCAGGAAGGAAGTGCTGAATGCAGTGCGTATGTGCAGACAGGCTGGTATACGGGTCATTATGATCACAG GTGACAATAAGGGCACTGCCCTGTCTATCTGTCGTCGAGTGGGCATCATTACTgaacaggaggaagaggaggctgAAGGTGGGCCGTATGGCAGCGGCCTCACAGGACGGGAGTTTGATGAGCTGCCTCCCCACCTGCAGCGAGAGGCCTGCCGCACCGCCCGCTGTTTCGCCCGCGTCGAGCCAACGCACAAGAGCCGCATTGTAGAATATTTGCAAAGCCTCAGTGATATCACAGCGATG ACGGGCGATGGTGTGAATGATGCCCCAGCTTTGAAGAAGGCTGAGATTGGCATTGCTATGGGCTCAGGCACGGCTGTGGCTAAATCTGCTTCAGAGATGATCTTGGCAGACGATAACTTTTCAACCATCGTAGCTGCAGTGGAGGAGGGCCGTGCCATTTACAACAACATGAAACAGTTCATCCGTTACCTCATTTCTTCTAACATTGGAGAGGTAGTCTG TATTTTCCTCACCGCTGCTTTGGGAATGCCCGAGGCTCTGATCCCAGTCCAGTTGCTGTGGGTCAATCTGGTGACGGATGGTTTCCCAGCTACTGCTCTCGGCTTCAACCCCCCTGACCTGGACATCATGTCCAGACCCCCACGCTCACCTAAAGAACCACTCATTTCAGGCTGGCTCTTCTGCAGATACCTCATCATCGGCT GTTATGTAGGGGCCGCAACAGTTGGAGCTGCTGCCTGGTGGTTCATGGCAGCTCATGATGGACCAAAGCTCAATTTCTACCAGCTG TCTCACTATCTGCAGTGCAGTGAAGGTCATGCTGAGTTTGCAGGAGTGCAGTGCTCAGTGTTCGAGTCTCCATACCCCATGACTATGGCGCTGTCTGTGCTGGTCACTATAGAGATGTGCAATGCCCTCAACAg tTTGTCAGAAAATCAATCTCTACTCAAAATGCCTCCGTGGTCAAACCCCTGGCTGGTGGGAGCCATCTGTCTCTCCATGGCCCTACACTTCCTCATCTTATATGTGGACCCTCTTCCT
- the LOC132143841 gene encoding sarcoplasmic/endoplasmic reticulum calcium ATPase 2-like isoform X1 — protein MDNAHTKTVEEVLGYFGVNETTGLSSEQLRKSRERWGPNELPAEEGKSLWGLVLEQFEDLLVRILLLAACISFTLAWFEEGEGTITAFVEPFVILLILIANAIVGVWQERNAENAIEALKQYEPEMGKVYRQDRKSVQRVRAREIVPGDIVEVAVGDKVPADIRLTSIRSTTLRVDQSILTGESVSVLKHTDPVPDPRAVNQDKKNMLFSGTNIAAGRAIGVVVATGVHTEIGKIRDEMAATDPERTPLQQKLDQFGEQLSKVITVICVAVWGINIGHFSDPVHGGSWLRGAVYYFKIAVALAVAAIPEGLPAVITTCLALGTRRMARKNAIVRSLPSVETLGCTSVICSDKTGTLTTNQMSVCRMFIVDIVGGESCLLNEFTVTGSTYAPEGEVYKDGVMVRCSQYEGLVEMASICALCNDSSLDYSENKGVYEKVGEATETALCCLVEKMNVFDTDLRGLSPAERATACCSVIKQLMRKELTLEFSRDRKSMSVFCSPNKLTRSASGAKMFVKGAPESVLERCRWIRVGGGTRVPLTSDLREQLLSTVREWGSGRDTLRCLAMATRDSPPDPRTLNLENSAAFKEYESDLTFVGCVGMLDPPRKEVLNAVRMCRQAGIRVIMITGDNKGTALSICRRVGIITEQEEEEAEGGPYGSGLTGREFDELPPHLQREACRTARCFARVEPTHKSRIVEYLQSLSDITAMTGDGVNDAPALKKAEIGIAMGSGTAVAKSASEMILADDNFSTIVAAVEEGRAIYNNMKQFIRYLISSNIGEVVCIFLTAALGMPEALIPVQLLWVNLVTDGFPATALGFNPPDLDIMSRPPRSPKEPLISGWLFCRYLIIGCYVGAATVGAAAWWFMAAHDGPKLNFYQLSHYLQCSEGHAEFAGVQCSVFESPYPMTMALSVLVTIEMCNALNSLSENQSLLKMPPWSNPWLVGAICLSMALHFLILYVDPLPVIFQIRPLSWPQWVTVLKMSLPVILMDEALKFLARNYIEPGSDLQLEEDGITASGVIGKLQRAFRGVSWSFVLISSPLLVWIFSLDSDITNIFWD, from the exons ATGGACAATGCCCATACAAAGACGGTTGAGGAGGTGCTGGGATATTTCGGTGTCAACGAGACAACGGGACTGAGCTCTGAGCAATTAAGGAAGAGCAGAGAAAGATGGGGCCCCAATG AGTTACCTGCAGAAGAAG GTAAGTCACTATGGGGACTTGTTCTGGAGCAGTTTGAGGATCTGCTAGTTCGGATTCTCCTCCTTGCTGCCTGTATTTCCTTT acTCTGGCCTGGTTTGAGGAAGGGGAAGGAACAATCACAGCCTTTGTAGAGCCATTTGTCATTCTCCTCATTCTTATTGCCAATGCCATTGTAGGAGTGTGGCAG GAGCGTAATGCAGAAAATGCCATTGAAGCCCTAAAACAATATGAACCTGAAATGGGGAAGGTGTACAGACAGGACAGGAAGAGTGTTCAGAGGGTCAGAGCCAGGGAGATTGTGCCTGGAGACATTGTGGAGGTGGCTG TTGGTGATAAAGTCCCAGCAGACATCCGACTAACCTCCATACGCTCTACTACTCTGAGAGTGGACCAGTCCATCCTGACGGGGGAGTCTGTATCCGTCCTGAAACACACAGACCCAGTGCCTGACCCCCGTGCCGTCAACCAGGATAAGAAAAACATGCTCTTTTCG GGGACAAACATTGCAGCAGGGCGAGCGATAGGTGTTGTTGTGGCCACAGGTGTGCATACAGAGATCGGGAAGATCAGAGATGAGATGGCAGCCACCGATCCAGAGAGAACCCCTCTGCAGCAGAAACTAGACCAGTTTGGAGAGCAACTCTCTAAG GTGATCACAGTGATCTGTGTGGCGGTTTGGGGTATTAACATCGGTCACTTCAGTGACCCAGTGCACGGAGGCAGCTGGCTGCGTGGAGCTGTGTACTACTTTAAGATCGCAGTGGCACTGGCTGTAGCCGCCATCCCTGAGG GTCTTCCTGCTGTCATTACCACATGCCTGGCGCTTGGCACACGCCGCATGGCCCGCAAAAATGCTATAGTCCGTTCCCTCCCATCAGTAGAGACACTTGGCTGTACCTCTGTCATCTGCTCTGACAAAACAGGCACTCTTACAACCAACCAGATGTCAGTCTGCAGG ATGTTTATTGTGGACATCGTGGGAGGTGAGAGTTGTTTACTGAACGAATTTACAGTAACTGGATCTACTTACGCCCCTGAAGGAGAAGT ATATAAGGATGGTGTAATGGTACGCTGCAGTCAGTATGAAGGGCTGGTGGAAATGGCCTCTATCTGTGCCCTGTGTAACGACTCTTCGCTGGATTACAGCGAG AATAAAGGTGTGTATGAGAAAGTGGGAGAAGCGACTGAGACGGCTCTCTGTTGTCTGGTGGAGAAGATGAACGTGTTTGACACAGACCTGAGAGGCCTCTCGCCTGCTGAAAGAGCCACTGCCTGCTGTTCA GTCATAAAGCAGTTAATGAGGAAAGAGCTGACTCTGGAGTTTTCTCGAGACAGGAAGTCCATGTCTGTTTTCTGCTCTCCAAACAAACTCACTCGCTCTGCTTCAGGTGCCAAGATGTTTGTCAAG GGGGCACCAGAGAGTGTGCTGGAGCGTTGCCGCTGGATACGGGTAGGAGGTGGTACACGGGTACCACTGACCTCTGACCTAAGGGAGCAGCTCTTAAGCACAGTAAGAGAGTGGGGCTCGGGACGTGATACACTTCGCTGCCTTGCCATGGCAACTAGAGATTCACCCCCTGACCCTCGAACCCTGAACTTAGAGAACTCTGCAGCCTTCAAAGAATATGAG TCGGACTTGACATTCGTAGGTTGTGTGGGAATGTTAGATCCACCCAGGAAGGAAGTGCTGAATGCAGTGCGTATGTGCAGACAGGCTGGTATACGGGTCATTATGATCACAG GTGACAATAAGGGCACTGCCCTGTCTATCTGTCGTCGAGTGGGCATCATTACTgaacaggaggaagaggaggctgAAGGTGGGCCGTATGGCAGCGGCCTCACAGGACGGGAGTTTGATGAGCTGCCTCCCCACCTGCAGCGAGAGGCCTGCCGCACCGCCCGCTGTTTCGCCCGCGTCGAGCCAACGCACAAGAGCCGCATTGTAGAATATTTGCAAAGCCTCAGTGATATCACAGCGATG ACGGGCGATGGTGTGAATGATGCCCCAGCTTTGAAGAAGGCTGAGATTGGCATTGCTATGGGCTCAGGCACGGCTGTGGCTAAATCTGCTTCAGAGATGATCTTGGCAGACGATAACTTTTCAACCATCGTAGCTGCAGTGGAGGAGGGCCGTGCCATTTACAACAACATGAAACAGTTCATCCGTTACCTCATTTCTTCTAACATTGGAGAGGTAGTCTG TATTTTCCTCACCGCTGCTTTGGGAATGCCCGAGGCTCTGATCCCAGTCCAGTTGCTGTGGGTCAATCTGGTGACGGATGGTTTCCCAGCTACTGCTCTCGGCTTCAACCCCCCTGACCTGGACATCATGTCCAGACCCCCACGCTCACCTAAAGAACCACTCATTTCAGGCTGGCTCTTCTGCAGATACCTCATCATCGGCT GTTATGTAGGGGCCGCAACAGTTGGAGCTGCTGCCTGGTGGTTCATGGCAGCTCATGATGGACCAAAGCTCAATTTCTACCAGCTG TCTCACTATCTGCAGTGCAGTGAAGGTCATGCTGAGTTTGCAGGAGTGCAGTGCTCAGTGTTCGAGTCTCCATACCCCATGACTATGGCGCTGTCTGTGCTGGTCACTATAGAGATGTGCAATGCCCTCAACAg tTTGTCAGAAAATCAATCTCTACTCAAAATGCCTCCGTGGTCAAACCCCTGGCTGGTGGGAGCCATCTGTCTCTCCATGGCCCTACACTTCCTCATCTTATATGTGGACCCTCTTCCT